In one bacterium genomic region, the following are encoded:
- a CDS encoding type IV pili twitching motility protein PilT, whose translation RVPAIEIMIGSAAIREAILDPEKTGLIQDLIESGVTQYGMQTFDQSIMKWYRQNVISYETAIAAASSPEDFELRLRGIVGAADRGWQEFERQNSM comes from the coding sequence GACGTGTCCCCGCCATTGAGATCATGATCGGATCGGCCGCCATCCGCGAGGCGATCCTCGATCCGGAGAAGACCGGCCTGATCCAGGACCTGATCGAAAGCGGTGTGACCCAGTACGGCATGCAGACCTTCGACCAGTCGATCATGAAGTGGTACCGGCAGAACGTGATCTCCTATGAGACCGCGATCGCCGCCGCCTCCAGCCCGGAGGATTTCGAATTGCGCCTGCGCGGGATCGTCGGCGCCGCCGACCGCGGCTGGCAGGAGTTCGAACGTCAGAATTCGATGTAA